In one window of Henckelia pumila isolate YLH828 chromosome 1, ASM3356847v2, whole genome shotgun sequence DNA:
- the LOC140875054 gene encoding 26S proteasome non-ATPase regulatory subunit 8 homolog A has translation MDPKITEVTQMFERFQAAFVRKDYDTCTTLLSQLKVLLTGFKSLPPLFQETPNNIRELTIARDIYEYAVVLSVRTEDQDAFERDFFQLKPYYTDARGRLTPSTQEYPILGLNLLRLLVQNRIAEFHTELELLPPNALENACIKHAVELEQSFMEGAYNRVLSARQTVPHETYVYFMDLLAKTVRDEIAGCSEKAYDSLSIKDARQMLLFSSDQELSEYINEEHPEWEIKNGSVFFQRSKESTPCKEIPSLQLINQTLSYARELERIV, from the exons ATGGATCCGAAAATCACAGAGGTTACCCAAATGTTTGAGAGGTTCCAAGCGGCTTTCGTGCGGAAGGATTATGATACTTGTACTACACTCCTCTCGCAGCTCAAG GTTCTATTGACAGGATTTAAGAGTCTACCTCCACTATTTCAGGAAACACCAAATAACATCCGTGAATTGACGATAGCAA GGGATATATATGAATATGCAGTTGTTCTTAGTGTGAGAACTGAGGATCAGGATGCTTTTGAGCGGGATTTTTTTCAACTGAAACCCTACTATACAGATGCCCG CGGCCGTCTAACACCATCAACTCAGGAATATCCTATTTTGGGTCTCAACCTTTTGAGGCTCCTTGTGCAAAACAGAATCGCTGAATTCCACACCGAGTTGGAATTACTTCCTCCTAATGCTTTAGAGAATGCTTGCATCAAGCATGCGGTTGAGTTGGAGCAATCTTTCATGGAAGGAGCCTACAACCGTGTTTTAAGTGCTAGACAAACTGTACCTCATGAAACATATGTTTATTTCATGGACTTACTGGCAAAGACAGTCAG GGATGAGATAGCTGGATGTAGTGAAAAGGCATATGATTCCCTTTCAATAAAAGATGCAAGGCAAATGCTGCTGTTTTCTTCGGACCAAGAATTATCCGAATACATAAACGAG GAGCATCCCGAGTGGGAGATCAAGAATGGGTCTGTATTTTTCCAAAGATCCAAAGAATCGACTCCTTGCAAGGAGATTCCATCTTTGCAGCTgatcaaccaaacactcagTTATGCTAGGGAATTGGAGCGGATTGTGTGA
- the LOC140886563 gene encoding uncharacterized protein, protein MATFVNNKNASKTLSISSGSKSYSRKPLVPITLLNQWKIGKGAGVQIASFLIKAIALEMVRRFSRATCPFIWSGLQALQVLCYPPFKWIQRWNPFGMLVKGMQMLSRPLLVLSIVDAFSDHSDSSNPAVDNTENNNINDDSQACSDSHSRSSSVQCDDDVRIGNEKPEDVPSTGWFCNLCKELENQGITLPERINEEELQRFYVAANGDISNLFLSIKKTIRWRETYRLLSEEELEMWSNMIFWHGFDVKHRPCLIVRLGLACITLSSRDRPCFVQAVVSQVEHGVLYLVDGENPQITVIVDCHGLSPLKIPMQMMRHCCNLLQDNFPNVLGCLIIIRLPPIVRVMAQTFIQVLKPVTKQKLRIEGVAYQKVLSDCFETLPSYLGGLCSCARCGKLGNGNMPRSLDTHAGASEAVAEITNAEDFSSIAPTYQYDTLVDNSCSQTLRAAVIGILILWVLIAFIEGIYDPSSRPNFPP, encoded by the exons ATGGCCACCTTTGTCAACAATAAAAATGCATCCAAAACTCTATCTATTTCATCTGGTTCTAAATCTTACTCACGGAAGCCTTTAGTACCAATCACATTGCTAAATCAATGGAAAATTGGAAAGGGAGCTGGTGTTCAGATAGCATCATTTCTTATTAAAGCTATTGCATTAGAGATGGTGCGGAGGTTTTCAAGGGCGACATGTCCTTTTATCTGGAGTGGGCTGCAAGCATTGCAAGTACTTTGTTACCCCCCATTCAAGTGGATTCAGCGCTGGAATCCTTTTGGAATGTTGGTTAAAGGCATGCAG ATGTTATCACGCCCTTTATTGGTTCTCTCTATTGTGGATGCCTTCTCTGATCATTCAGACAGCAGCAATCCTGCAGTTGataatactgaaaataataatatcaatGACGATTCTCAAGCATGTTCAGACTCTCATTCAAGATCCTCATCTGTGCAGTGTGATGATGACGTAAG AATTGGCAATGAAAAACCTGAAGACGTGCCTTCCACAGGGTGGTTCTGTAATCTTTGTAAAGAGCTGGAAAATCAGGGAATTACTTTGCCAGAGAG AATTAATGAAGAGGAACTCCAGAGGTTTTATGTAGCCGCAAATGGGGATATATCGAACTTGTTTCtatcaattaaaaaaacaatacgCTGGAGAGAGACTTACAGACTTCTCTCCGAGGAGGAACTTGAGATGTGGTCAAATATGATTTTCTGGCATGGTTTTGATGTGAAGCATCGACCCTGTCTTATTGTTCGTCTTGGGCTGGCATGTATCACCTTGTCGTCCCGTGATAGACCTTGCTTTGTGCAGGCAGTGG TATCTCAGGTGGAGCACGGTGTCCTTTACTTGGTGGATGGAGAGAATCCTCAAATTACCGTAATAGTGGATTGTCATGGGTTGTCACCTTTGAAAATTCCCATGCAAATGATGAGACACTGCTGTAATCTTTTGCAAGATAACTTCCCAAATGTTCTTGGTTGTTTAATCATTATACGGTTACCTCCGATAGTTCGTGTTATGGCACAAACATTTATACAA GTTCTCAAACCAGTCACCAAGCAAAAACTGAGAATCGAAGGAGTGGCATATCAGAAAGTTCTTTCCGATTGTTTCGAAACACTTCCATCATATCTCGGTGGTTTGTGCTCTTGCGCAAGATGTGGTAAACTGGGAAACGGCAACATGCCACGAAGTTTGGATACCCATGCTGGGGCATCAGAGGCAGTTGCTGAGATCACAAATGCCGAGGATTTCTCATCCATCGCACCAACTTATCAGTATGATACACTCGTGGACAATAGCTGCAGTCAAACATTGCGCGCTGCTGTCATAGGTATTCTCATTCTCTGGGTTTTAATCGCTTTTATTGAAGGAATATATGATCCCTCAAGTCGTCCAAATTTTCCCCCGTGA
- the LOC140887505 gene encoding bZIP transcription factor 16-like isoform X2, whose amino-acid sequence MGSSEVDKSSKEGKEAKEPKTPLQEHAPAVSGMVAADWSGFQAYSPMPPPGFLASSPQAHPYMWGVQQFIPPYGTPPHPYVAMYPHGGIYAHPTMAPGSYPFSPFTMPSPNGVAEASATSPSNMEVDGKSFEGKEKLPIKRSKGSLGSLNMITGKNNEPGKMSGASANGLHSKSAESASEGSSEGSDAISENELPEKSGGQQDSAEHNSQNGGLATPHPMVNQTMAIVPMPAAGAVGGIPGPTTNLNIGMDYWGPAPASAIPAMRGKVPASSVVGGMVASGSRDNAQSQPWIQDERELKRQRRKQSNRESARRSRLRKQAECDELAQRAEAMKEENASLRTELARIRNEYEQLLAQNVSLKERLGELPDQEDPRCSRDDQRSGSNT is encoded by the exons ATGGGAAGTAGTGAAGTGGATAAATCCTCCAAGGAGGGGAAAgaagcaaaggaaccaaagaCTCCTTTACAG GAACATGCTCCAGCTGTTTCAGGCATGGTTGCTGCTGATTGGTCTGGATTTCAG GCATATTCTCCTATGCCTCCCCCTGGGTTCTTGGCATCAAGTCCACAGGCCCACCCTTACATGTGGGGTGTTCAg CAATTTATTCCACCGTATGGCACCCCTCCACATCCATACGTCGCTATGTACCCTCATGGGGGTATATATGCACATCCAACTATGGCTCCG ggATCTTATCCTTTTAGTCCTTTCACTATGCCTTCTCCAAACGGTGTTGCTGAAGCCTCT GCCACCTCTCCTAGCAACATGGAGGTGGATGGCAAGTCATTTGAAGGGAAGGAAAAACTGCCAATCAAAAGATCCAAGGGAAGTTTAGGCAGTTTAAATATGATCACTGGGAAGAATAATGAACCTGGCAAGATGTCAGGTGCATCTGCAAATGGTCTGCATTCTAAAAG TGCTGAAAGTGCAAGTGAAGGTTCAAGTGAAGGAAGCGATGCTATTTCTGAAAAT GAATTGCCAGAGAAGTCTGGCGGCCAGCAAGATTCAG CTGAACACAATTCTCAAAATGGAGGGCTGGCCACGCCTCACCCTATGGTAAATCAAACAATGGCAATTGTGCCAATGCCAGCAGCAGGGGCTGTAGGTGGTATTCCTGGTCCCACAACTAACTTGAACATTGGAATGGATTATTGGGGTCCTGCTCCGGCTTCTGCGATACCTGCAATGCGAGGAAAGGTACCTGCTTCTTCAGTTGTTGGAGGAATGGTCGCTTCTGGATCACGGGACAATGCTCAGTCACAGCCCTGGATACAG GATGAAAGGGAGCTCAAAAGACAGAGACGAAAGCAGTCAAACAGGGAATCTGCTCGTCGATCTAGATTGCGCAAGCAG GCGGAATGCGATGAACTTGCCCAACGTGCAGAAGCAATGAAAGAAGAAAATGCATCTCTCAGGACAGAATTGGCTCGGATAAGGAATGAGTACGAGCAACTTCTTGCTCAGAATGTGTCACTCAAG GAGCGACTTGGTGAACTACCCGATCAAGAAGATCCAAGGTGCAGTCGAGATGATCAGCGATCAGGCAGCAACACCTAA
- the LOC140887505 gene encoding bZIP transcription factor 16-like isoform X1 encodes MGSSEVDKSSKEGKEAKEPKTPLQEHAPAVSGMVAADWSGFQAYSPMPPPGFLASSPQAHPYMWGVQQFIPPYGTPPHPYVAMYPHGGIYAHPTMAPGSYPFSPFTMPSPNGVAEASATSPSNMEVDGKSFEGKEKLPIKRSKGSLGSLNMITGKNNEPGKMSGASANGLHSKSAESASEGSSEGSDAISENELPEKSGGQQDSAEHNSQNGGLATPHPMVNQTMAIVPMPAAGAVGGIPGPTTNLNIGMDYWGPAPASAIPAMRGKVPASSVVGGMVASGSRDNAQSQPWIQDERELKRQRRKQSNRESARRSRLRKQAECDELAQRAEAMKEENASLRTELARIRNEYEQLLAQNVSLKNYSPRLRGSCFDHFMVHFVRFSCQQIIRQMWFYRSDLVNYPIKKIQGAVEMISDQAATPNRLEITCRVSDEFCSSHAK; translated from the exons ATGGGAAGTAGTGAAGTGGATAAATCCTCCAAGGAGGGGAAAgaagcaaaggaaccaaagaCTCCTTTACAG GAACATGCTCCAGCTGTTTCAGGCATGGTTGCTGCTGATTGGTCTGGATTTCAG GCATATTCTCCTATGCCTCCCCCTGGGTTCTTGGCATCAAGTCCACAGGCCCACCCTTACATGTGGGGTGTTCAg CAATTTATTCCACCGTATGGCACCCCTCCACATCCATACGTCGCTATGTACCCTCATGGGGGTATATATGCACATCCAACTATGGCTCCG ggATCTTATCCTTTTAGTCCTTTCACTATGCCTTCTCCAAACGGTGTTGCTGAAGCCTCT GCCACCTCTCCTAGCAACATGGAGGTGGATGGCAAGTCATTTGAAGGGAAGGAAAAACTGCCAATCAAAAGATCCAAGGGAAGTTTAGGCAGTTTAAATATGATCACTGGGAAGAATAATGAACCTGGCAAGATGTCAGGTGCATCTGCAAATGGTCTGCATTCTAAAAG TGCTGAAAGTGCAAGTGAAGGTTCAAGTGAAGGAAGCGATGCTATTTCTGAAAAT GAATTGCCAGAGAAGTCTGGCGGCCAGCAAGATTCAG CTGAACACAATTCTCAAAATGGAGGGCTGGCCACGCCTCACCCTATGGTAAATCAAACAATGGCAATTGTGCCAATGCCAGCAGCAGGGGCTGTAGGTGGTATTCCTGGTCCCACAACTAACTTGAACATTGGAATGGATTATTGGGGTCCTGCTCCGGCTTCTGCGATACCTGCAATGCGAGGAAAGGTACCTGCTTCTTCAGTTGTTGGAGGAATGGTCGCTTCTGGATCACGGGACAATGCTCAGTCACAGCCCTGGATACAG GATGAAAGGGAGCTCAAAAGACAGAGACGAAAGCAGTCAAACAGGGAATCTGCTCGTCGATCTAGATTGCGCAAGCAG GCGGAATGCGATGAACTTGCCCAACGTGCAGAAGCAATGAAAGAAGAAAATGCATCTCTCAGGACAGAATTGGCTCGGATAAGGAATGAGTACGAGCAACTTCTTGCTCAGAATGTGTCACTCAAG AACTATTCACCAAGGCTTCGAGGAAGCTGTTTTGATCATTTTATGGTACACTTCGTAAGATTTTCTTGCCAGCAAATTATTCGCCAAATGTGGTTTTACAGGAGCGACTTGGTGAACTACCCGATCAAGAAGATCCAAGGTGCAGTCGAGATGATCAGCGATCAGGCAGCAACACCTAATAGACTGGAGATCACATGCAGAGTGAGCGATGAATTTTGTAGCTCTCATGCAAAGTGA